A window from Lactiplantibacillus pentosus encodes these proteins:
- a CDS encoding glycoside hydrolase family 13 protein — MTQHWWQRATVYQIYPRSFQDSNGDGIGDLPGIISRLDYLAELGVDALWLSPVYQSPNADNGYDISDYQAINPEYGTMADMTRLISEAAKRNIKIVMDLVVNHTSDEHPWFVSARQGSDRSTRDYYVWADPVDGHVPNDLTSGFIGGSAWQWDAESEQYFLHLFSEKQIDLNWQNPKLRQAIYQMMNFWIDQGISGFRMDVIDMIAKEPLNKVLVNGPRLHEYLHEMNRQTWADRDFLTVGEAWSASPQDALRYSDERHQELSMTFQFGHLWADRRIGGDKWEERPLDVERLKNALYECQTTMATHGWNSLFWNNHDLPRAVSRFGTTGPQRELSAKMLAITLHGLKGTPFIYQGEEIGMTNCPVNSIDQVDDVEARTIYRQLRQRGDDADTAMQKINVFNRDNARTPMQWNDDPYAGFSTTQPWLSVNPNYREINVASAQAHRQSLWWVYKQLIALRHQEPVLQNGKFEALPAMPASVMAYTRTWKQTQWLVCGNYSAQAVSVKLPQSKSTLVISNYPDGPGQLGQTVLRPYEAFIVALN; from the coding sequence ATGACACAACATTGGTGGCAACGTGCAACGGTCTATCAAATTTATCCGCGAAGTTTTCAAGATAGTAATGGTGATGGCATTGGTGACCTTCCTGGAATTATCAGCCGGTTGGATTATCTCGCAGAACTGGGGGTAGACGCTTTGTGGCTGAGTCCAGTCTATCAGAGTCCCAATGCGGACAATGGCTATGATATTTCCGACTATCAAGCGATTAATCCGGAATATGGCACGATGGCTGATATGACACGATTGATCAGTGAAGCAGCAAAGCGAAATATCAAAATCGTTATGGATTTAGTCGTCAATCATACTAGTGACGAACACCCGTGGTTTGTTAGTGCGCGGCAGGGTTCTGATCGTTCAACACGTGATTACTATGTGTGGGCGGATCCGGTTGACGGCCATGTCCCTAACGATCTGACCTCTGGATTTATTGGTGGCTCTGCATGGCAGTGGGATGCCGAGTCCGAACAATACTTCTTGCACTTGTTCTCCGAAAAACAAATCGACCTTAACTGGCAGAATCCAAAGCTACGGCAGGCCATCTATCAGATGATGAACTTTTGGATTGATCAGGGCATTAGTGGGTTTCGGATGGATGTCATCGATATGATTGCTAAGGAACCGCTGAATAAGGTGTTGGTTAACGGACCGCGGCTTCACGAATATCTGCATGAGATGAATCGTCAAACATGGGCAGATCGTGATTTCTTGACAGTTGGTGAGGCTTGGAGTGCAAGCCCACAAGACGCGTTACGCTACAGTGACGAACGGCATCAAGAATTAAGTATGACCTTTCAATTTGGCCATTTGTGGGCCGACCGACGCATCGGCGGTGACAAATGGGAAGAACGCCCCTTGGATGTCGAACGGTTGAAAAATGCCTTGTATGAGTGTCAGACGACTATGGCCACCCATGGCTGGAATAGCTTGTTTTGGAACAATCATGACTTGCCACGGGCCGTGTCACGATTTGGTACGACGGGACCGCAACGTGAGCTAAGCGCAAAAATGTTAGCGATTACGTTACACGGCCTTAAAGGCACACCGTTCATTTATCAAGGTGAAGAAATTGGCATGACGAATTGTCCGGTAAATTCGATCGATCAAGTGGACGATGTGGAGGCGCGGACAATCTATCGTCAATTGCGGCAACGGGGCGACGATGCTGATACGGCCATGCAGAAAATTAATGTCTTCAATCGAGATAATGCCCGGACACCAATGCAGTGGAATGATGATCCCTATGCGGGGTTTAGTACGACTCAACCTTGGCTTTCAGTTAATCCGAACTATCGCGAAATCAACGTTGCCTCGGCACAAGCGCATCGCCAATCGCTATGGTGGGTTTACAAACAATTAATTGCGCTACGTCATCAGGAACCAGTTTTGCAGAACGGCAAATTTGAAGCACTGCCGGCGATGCCTGCATCCGTGATGGCTTACACTCGGACCTGGAAACAGACACAATGGTTGGTTTGCGGTAATTATAGCGCGCAAGCTGTCAGTGTTAAGCTGCCTCAGAGCAAGTCAACACTGGTCATCAGCAACTATCCAGATGGTCCAGGACAACTAGGCCAGACGGTTTTACGACCATATGAAGCGTTTATTGTCGCGCTTAATTGA
- a CDS encoding sensor histidine kinase, whose translation MLLKNHIMQASFAHLIKVYTAIISVMVVLATTVFVAVSIRTYDAEVDQAENTAVVQIGQMLNQNQQVAAQFATQITSSANNLPSITKYFTSSISDYSNYAIDKSIAGSPYFFWPTESRQFFTQHDQVTQVTLRLLSQNKVFVATQDNPGGALYSAKDVHQKFAINAPLINQTTLETDGVLSISFDQHELKRQLAQIRAVDPFQIVVRSDADDEIFYFAGKRVTTQQQHDLKRALASDNTTMLQNYHVTKKRLSSGDTVTTVLNRQLLGRLIIGHVLPLILLGLILLFGLSVGLWLTFRRYQHQFNTIVDTVQAVSDGNLDARVPMNVRPTDLHTLADGINAMLEEIHQHIYTIYQLQIAQQEANRKALQAQINPHFMSNTLEYIRMAALEANQPELANVVYSFAALLRNNTDLSSRTTLKQEVKFIEKYVFLYQVRFPDRLAYQFTVAPDVAGVEIPKFSLQPIVENYFVHGVNFSRGDNALSLKAWRENGLVHVRIVDNGRGLTPAAVTAVNQKIRQPLAEDQQQSIGLQNVYLRLRDSFGDSFKMSISSAGEQGVTVDIQFDDQ comes from the coding sequence ATGTTGCTGAAAAATCATATTATGCAAGCCAGCTTTGCACATCTGATCAAGGTATATACAGCCATCATTTCGGTGATGGTTGTTTTAGCAACAACCGTCTTTGTGGCCGTGAGCATTCGTACTTATGATGCGGAAGTTGATCAGGCTGAGAATACGGCGGTCGTTCAAATCGGGCAAATGCTGAATCAAAATCAACAGGTTGCCGCGCAATTTGCCACCCAGATTACGAGTTCAGCCAATAATTTGCCGAGTATCACGAAATATTTTACTTCCTCGATTTCAGATTATAGTAATTATGCCATTGATAAAAGTATTGCGGGGAGCCCATATTTCTTCTGGCCGACTGAATCACGCCAGTTCTTTACTCAGCATGATCAAGTGACCCAAGTAACGCTGCGGCTATTGAGTCAAAACAAGGTGTTTGTGGCAACTCAGGATAATCCGGGCGGTGCGCTGTATTCGGCGAAAGACGTTCATCAAAAATTTGCGATTAATGCGCCGCTAATTAATCAAACGACGCTTGAGACGGATGGTGTCTTGAGTATTAGCTTTGATCAACATGAGCTCAAGCGTCAATTGGCGCAAATTCGGGCGGTGGATCCTTTTCAGATTGTGGTGCGATCAGATGCGGATGATGAGATCTTCTACTTTGCAGGTAAGCGTGTCACCACCCAGCAACAGCATGATTTAAAACGCGCACTAGCCTCTGATAATACAACGATGTTGCAAAATTATCACGTGACGAAGAAACGGTTATCTTCCGGTGATACTGTAACCACGGTTCTCAATCGGCAGTTATTGGGGCGGTTAATTATTGGCCACGTTCTGCCACTGATTTTACTAGGCTTAATTTTGTTGTTCGGACTCAGTGTGGGTCTATGGCTCACATTTCGGCGTTATCAGCATCAGTTCAATACAATTGTTGATACCGTCCAAGCGGTTTCGGATGGAAACTTGGATGCGCGCGTGCCAATGAATGTACGACCGACTGATTTGCATACGTTGGCGGATGGGATTAATGCCATGCTAGAAGAGATTCATCAACATATTTATACCATCTACCAATTGCAGATTGCCCAACAAGAAGCCAATCGTAAGGCGTTGCAAGCGCAAATCAATCCGCATTTTATGTCTAATACGTTGGAATACATCCGAATGGCTGCTTTGGAGGCCAACCAACCAGAACTGGCCAATGTGGTCTATAGCTTTGCCGCGTTATTACGGAATAATACGGACTTATCCTCACGTACAACGTTAAAGCAGGAAGTTAAATTTATTGAGAAGTACGTCTTCTTGTACCAAGTACGTTTTCCTGATCGGTTAGCCTATCAATTTACGGTCGCACCGGATGTTGCTGGTGTGGAAATTCCAAAGTTCAGCTTGCAGCCAATTGTCGAAAACTATTTTGTGCACGGCGTCAACTTTTCACGAGGAGACAATGCCTTGAGTTTGAAAGCCTGGCGGGAGAACGGGCTAGTGCATGTCAGAATTGTTGATAATGGGCGCGGGTTGACTCCAGCAGCCGTAACCGCAGTCAATCAAAAAATACGCCAACCATTGGCAGAAGATCAACAGCAATCGATCGGACTACAAAATGTCTATTTGCGGTTGCGAGATAGCTTTGGCGACAGCTTTAAGATGTCAATTAGTAGTGCCGGTGAGCAGGGTG
- a CDS encoding ABC transporter permease — protein sequence MAQNAVVPIVKKRNFFQRLWDNRVFLLMVAPGALFLIIFFYIPVLANVVAFQNFQYSDQGFIYSVMHSPWVGFQNFAFFFKSADFWIVLRNTVGYNLTFLLLNFFFAIFFGVVMSQMRNQRLLKVYQTSMLFPYFLSWAILAYFVYAFLSTDKGILNHIIQAFGGTPMDFYNTPWVWPFIIIFLGVWKGIGYNSILYFATAMGIDPSYYDAAMMDGANKWQQIKNVTLPHILPVATLMLILNIGGIFRSDFGLFYLIPRSSGTLINVTQTFDTYIYRALTTTNDIGMSTAAGLMQSVVGALLIIICNWVVRRKQPESALF from the coding sequence ATGGCACAAAATGCCGTAGTTCCAATCGTCAAGAAGCGTAATTTCTTCCAGCGTTTATGGGATAACCGCGTATTCTTGCTCATGGTTGCTCCAGGTGCGCTATTCTTAATTATCTTCTTCTACATTCCCGTATTGGCTAACGTTGTAGCCTTTCAAAACTTTCAATACTCGGATCAAGGCTTCATCTACAGTGTGATGCATAGTCCGTGGGTTGGGTTTCAGAACTTTGCCTTTTTCTTCAAATCGGCAGACTTTTGGATCGTGTTACGTAACACGGTTGGGTACAACTTGACCTTCTTACTGCTTAACTTTTTCTTTGCCATCTTCTTTGGAGTCGTCATGAGTCAGATGCGAAACCAACGGCTGTTAAAAGTTTATCAGACGTCGATGCTATTTCCATATTTCCTATCGTGGGCAATCTTGGCCTACTTCGTATACGCCTTCTTGAGTACGGATAAAGGTATTTTGAACCATATCATCCAAGCTTTTGGTGGGACGCCAATGGACTTTTATAATACACCGTGGGTCTGGCCGTTTATCATTATCTTCTTAGGGGTTTGGAAAGGAATTGGATACAATAGTATTCTATACTTTGCAACCGCGATGGGGATTGATCCGTCATACTACGATGCTGCGATGATGGATGGGGCCAATAAGTGGCAACAGATCAAAAACGTGACGCTACCACATATCTTACCAGTTGCGACGTTAATGTTAATCCTGAACATCGGGGGGATCTTCCGTAGTGATTTCGGGCTATTTTATCTGATTCCACGTTCATCAGGAACACTGATTAATGTGACCCAGACATTCGATACTTATATTTACCGGGCGTTGACGACCACCAATGATATTGGGATGTCGACTGCTGCAGGGTTAATGCAATCGGTTGTTGGGGCACTGTTAATTATTATATGTAACTGGGTGGTTCGGCGTAAACAACCAGAATCAGCATTATTTTAG
- a CDS encoding YesL family protein — MIGRAADKIFTRVFIFLIMTVYFWIYAIAGLIVLGVGPAFRTVTEMHMDKQWDYRAYSFKEGWHRFKKNFWSINLHTWLFLGIGMILAYNLYLSLSIHTFWILFVQFIIVAALVFDFSLSIFTVMLRSRYDVAFRDSLKLAIVQFFSNFVQLLTFIIATIVLIIVSLKWPGMILFLSPGIYMVGADRLSQRWYDKIDKMLGAA, encoded by the coding sequence ATGATTGGACGTGCAGCAGATAAAATATTCACACGAGTATTCATTTTTCTGATAATGACGGTATACTTTTGGATTTATGCCATTGCTGGTTTAATCGTGTTGGGAGTGGGACCGGCATTTCGAACCGTCACTGAAATGCATATGGATAAACAATGGGATTATCGCGCTTATAGTTTCAAAGAAGGTTGGCACCGGTTTAAAAAGAACTTCTGGTCAATTAATTTACACACCTGGCTATTCCTAGGAATTGGGATGATTCTTGCCTATAACTTATATTTGAGTTTATCGATTCACACCTTTTGGATTCTTTTCGTTCAGTTCATCATTGTTGCCGCTTTAGTCTTCGACTTTAGCTTATCGATTTTTACGGTAATGCTACGATCGCGATACGATGTCGCGTTTCGAGATAGCCTGAAACTAGCCATTGTTCAGTTTTTTAGCAATTTTGTTCAGTTATTGACGTTTATTATTGCGACAATCGTATTAATTATCGTCTCACTCAAATGGCCAGGAATGATTCTATTCTTGAGCCCTGGAATCTATATGGTGGGCGCAGATCGGTTGTCGCAGCGGTGGTATGACAAGATTGATAAGATGTTAGGAGCAGCTTAG
- a CDS encoding carbohydrate ABC transporter permease, translating to MRKKKHISAVEIRKFGPGANLFFNIFLAIFALSCILPFFFIIILSLTQESDITTYGYQFWPKHWTFASYQYLSKMGHQVLVSLGVTIFVTVVGTIMNSLFSSTYAYAISRKDFAYAKFFTIFALISMLFVPGMVPTYLIVTQMLGLQDNIWALILPMSFGVYNVLIMRTFFKTSIPEAIIESARIDGGSELRIFRSIVVPLAIPGIATISLFTSLGYWNDWMNALLYINKDSVTPLQYLLIKISNNIQYMTQNMQANGAISGAVSVPSEGMRFAIVVVATLPIALTYPFFQKYFVKGMTIGGVKG from the coding sequence TTGCGTAAAAAGAAACATATTTCAGCCGTTGAAATTCGCAAGTTCGGACCTGGCGCCAACCTGTTTTTCAACATCTTTCTGGCAATCTTTGCCTTGTCGTGTATCTTGCCATTCTTCTTCATCATTATCTTATCGCTGACGCAAGAATCGGATATTACGACGTACGGTTATCAATTCTGGCCGAAACACTGGACCTTCGCGAGCTATCAATACTTGTCCAAAATGGGCCATCAAGTATTAGTTTCATTAGGTGTTACGATCTTTGTAACGGTTGTTGGGACGATTATGAATAGTTTGTTCAGTTCAACCTATGCCTATGCAATTTCTCGTAAGGACTTTGCTTATGCTAAATTCTTCACGATTTTTGCACTAATCTCTATGTTGTTTGTTCCTGGGATGGTGCCAACTTACTTGATTGTGACGCAGATGTTAGGACTTCAAGATAATATTTGGGCCTTGATCTTGCCAATGAGTTTTGGGGTTTACAACGTTCTGATTATGCGGACATTCTTTAAGACATCTATTCCAGAAGCCATTATCGAATCTGCACGAATTGATGGTGGTAGTGAATTACGGATCTTCAGAAGTATCGTGGTGCCACTCGCAATTCCAGGGATTGCTACAATCAGTCTGTTTACGTCACTAGGGTATTGGAATGACTGGATGAACGCCTTGCTGTACATTAACAAGGATAGCGTCACCCCATTACAATACTTGCTGATCAAGATCTCAAATAATATTCAGTATATGACACAAAATATGCAGGCCAACGGGGCAATTTCAGGTGCTGTCAGCGTTCCAAGTGAAGGGATGCGTTTCGCCATCGTTGTCGTTGCGACATTACCAATCGCTTTAACCTATCCATTCTTCCAGAAGTACTTTGTCAAAGGAATGACGATTGGTGGGGTTAAGGGTTAA
- a CDS encoding ABC transporter substrate-binding protein, translated as MNKFVKGAALVSAVAFGTVALAGCGKSSSDSSSKATTVNMYMPGDKPKNYDAMIKRANKEIHKTYKNINLKMNFIGWGDYEQKYNVMVTSGSGYDLAFAQSYTSNALKGAYADMDSELKSGGVANKAYKQVDPAYWKGLKIKGKTYGFPVNANIYAQNMLTFNGDFLKKYNININDVDSYASMETALAKFHKEKPGVAAFAIGQGYRASPKHMDFPLGNGLPFAIDSSGANKKVVNVYDTSEMQGILKTLHSYYQKGYIPKDAATSSTQYNLQDNTWFVRQETQGPFDYGDSTLIRNAGGKQMKSKAVTDPYKSSAQAQVAVWTISKTSKHKKEAMQVLNLLNTNKTLLNNITWGLEGTQWNFTDKAKGKIKITSKYKPNTFIGAWMMGNNKNLYTQDSTTEAMIKKRDQSIKDAKTSAALGFNPDTSSLKTEITNLSNVMSKYLDILNTGTADPVPTIKKMDKELKAAGYDKVQKELQKQYDAFLAKQ; from the coding sequence ATGAACAAATTTGTAAAGGGCGCTGCCCTGGTTAGTGCCGTGGCATTTGGAACGGTTGCACTAGCCGGTTGTGGTAAGTCCAGCAGTGACTCATCAAGTAAGGCCACTACCGTCAATATGTATATGCCGGGTGACAAGCCGAAGAACTATGACGCAATGATCAAGCGTGCCAACAAGGAAATTCATAAAACTTACAAGAATATCAATTTAAAGATGAATTTCATTGGCTGGGGCGATTACGAACAGAAATACAACGTTATGGTTACTTCTGGTAGCGGTTACGATTTGGCATTCGCCCAGAGTTATACTTCGAATGCCCTTAAGGGTGCCTATGCCGACATGGATAGCGAACTTAAGAGTGGCGGCGTTGCTAACAAAGCATACAAGCAAGTTGATCCAGCCTACTGGAAAGGGCTGAAAATTAAGGGCAAGACATACGGCTTCCCAGTTAATGCCAACATCTATGCGCAAAACATGTTGACGTTTAATGGTGACTTCTTGAAGAAGTACAACATTAACATTAACGATGTTGATTCTTATGCAAGTATGGAAACAGCGCTGGCGAAGTTCCATAAAGAAAAGCCTGGGGTAGCAGCTTTCGCAATTGGACAAGGTTACCGGGCTTCACCAAAGCACATGGACTTCCCATTAGGAAACGGCTTGCCATTCGCAATTGATTCTAGTGGCGCAAATAAGAAAGTCGTGAATGTTTACGATACTAGCGAGATGCAAGGGATCTTAAAGACCCTCCACAGCTACTATCAAAAGGGCTATATTCCTAAGGATGCAGCAACATCAAGCACGCAATACAACTTGCAAGATAACACTTGGTTCGTTCGTCAAGAAACCCAAGGACCATTCGATTATGGCGATTCAACCTTGATTCGAAACGCCGGTGGCAAGCAGATGAAGTCCAAGGCCGTTACGGATCCTTACAAGTCTTCTGCCCAAGCTCAAGTTGCGGTATGGACGATCTCCAAGACTTCCAAGCATAAGAAGGAAGCTATGCAAGTCTTGAACTTACTGAATACGAACAAGACCTTACTCAACAATATTACTTGGGGTCTTGAAGGGACTCAGTGGAACTTCACAGACAAGGCTAAGGGTAAGATCAAGATTACAAGCAAGTACAAACCAAACACGTTCATTGGTGCTTGGATGATGGGTAATAACAAGAATCTTTATACTCAAGATTCTACAACTGAAGCGATGATTAAGAAGCGTGATCAGTCCATTAAGGACGCGAAGACCTCTGCAGCATTAGGCTTTAACCCAGATACAAGTTCATTGAAGACCGAAATTACGAACTTATCCAACGTGATGAGTAAGTATCTCGATATCTTAAATACGGGGACTGCCGACCCAGTACCAACGATTAAGAAGATGGACAAGGAACTCAAGGCTGCTGGTTATGACAAAGTTCAGAAGGAATTACAGAAGCAATATGATGCCTTCTTAGCTAAGCAATAA
- a CDS encoding AraC family transcriptional regulator, whose product MLSLSAFEPEVLYAFPFRNQQPGTYVYHQHDFLELSIMVTGYSDYNVEGQWRRVVAGQALLFNPGIHHQETQPPNSESLQLHIGFRHIALPGQPPNHMPFSDSLINLGEYRAEFMANARRIIAENQRPTVFGHDLLTQTMVIEQLCWLLRSLPDNKVSNDYAGKQSQSNNVDQTALVNATTYYLNAHYQEELTLGDVAATLHVSAAYLSRTFKAVKGETPSTYLMKLRLQQARTLLEKGGLSVNAVARTVGYQDPYYFSKLFKRYFGVTPTMMKNEA is encoded by the coding sequence GTGTTGTCACTAAGTGCATTTGAACCGGAAGTCTTATATGCTTTTCCTTTTCGAAATCAGCAGCCAGGGACTTACGTGTATCACCAACACGATTTTTTGGAGCTGTCAATCATGGTAACTGGCTACTCTGATTACAACGTGGAGGGTCAGTGGCGGCGAGTTGTCGCGGGCCAGGCGCTACTGTTTAATCCCGGCATCCATCATCAAGAGACCCAACCACCGAATTCTGAAAGTTTACAGTTGCATATTGGGTTTCGACATATCGCACTTCCAGGACAGCCGCCTAATCATATGCCATTTTCGGATAGTTTGATTAACTTAGGTGAATATCGCGCAGAATTTATGGCTAATGCTCGTCGAATTATCGCCGAAAACCAGCGGCCAACCGTCTTTGGTCATGATTTATTAACGCAGACAATGGTGATTGAACAGCTGTGCTGGTTATTGCGATCGCTACCTGACAATAAGGTCAGCAATGATTATGCCGGAAAGCAAAGCCAGAGTAATAATGTTGATCAAACGGCCTTGGTTAATGCGACCACCTATTATTTGAATGCCCATTACCAAGAAGAACTGACATTGGGTGACGTCGCAGCCACGTTACATGTTAGTGCGGCCTATTTATCCCGAACTTTTAAGGCCGTCAAAGGAGAGACACCTAGCACTTACTTAATGAAGTTGCGATTGCAGCAGGCACGAACATTGCTTGAAAAAGGCGGGCTAAGTGTGAATGCAGTCGCACGAACGGTCGGCTATCAGGATCCCTATTATTTCAGTAAACTATTTAAACGGTATTTCGGTGTGACGCCGACTATGATGAAAAATGAAGCGTAA
- a CDS encoding beta-N-acetylhexosaminidase produces the protein MIVWRGLDASQLQAVQKVCEPLNSAMELVVTCQQGAAGVQLQRHDGQATLTYGSTADLMHGAAELCGRAQNEPQFELQQRPRFKVLAAMLDVARNGVPTVAMVKQMIERLASMGYNELWLYLEDLFEIPEEPYFGRGRGRYRQSELHEIAVYGDQFGVTVVPAVQTLAHLHNALKWDAHMAVKDTDDTLLVGAPETTQFLTHLLQAASAPFTTNKIHIGMDEAYQLGRGRYLDQNGFTDQETLILQQLKLVVSLTQQLGLRAYMWSDLWFTFASAKHEMYDPDVHFDSAFKASLPPVGQVYWDYYHEDEQTYRDRFAQHFELSDDVAFAGGIWTWSALAPNQSKMLATIDAGLKAAKASQIEQVVATMWFDDGAEVPVSAAWYGLQAFATYQYHDDVTPEVIDEAYQLTQGEQPAFYRLLDQFDNFTKTVNVDADNVSKIVLYEDLMVQRYRANLAPIDIEGQYQQLIDALDQVKVQAANRLTVTFYHQLAQTVLVKQRALKAVAALGAADADGRQAHRALAAVKACKLALQQLLVDFRLLWHQQRRGNGFEIIDVRLGGQITRCETVIWRINEWLAGRDELAELHEPVLPMDKRSNGLVGHGLYKEIVSACELSF, from the coding sequence ATGATTGTATGGCGAGGACTAGATGCGAGCCAATTACAAGCAGTTCAAAAGGTCTGTGAACCGTTAAATTCGGCGATGGAACTGGTTGTAACGTGTCAGCAAGGTGCCGCGGGGGTGCAATTGCAACGGCATGATGGTCAAGCAACGCTAACTTATGGGAGTACCGCAGATTTAATGCATGGCGCCGCTGAACTGTGTGGTCGTGCCCAAAATGAACCGCAATTTGAACTTCAACAACGCCCACGATTTAAAGTGCTGGCTGCAATGTTAGATGTTGCTCGCAACGGGGTACCAACAGTCGCGATGGTCAAACAAATGATTGAGCGACTTGCTAGCATGGGCTATAACGAGCTATGGCTCTACCTTGAAGATTTATTTGAAATTCCTGAAGAACCGTACTTTGGCCGTGGTCGTGGCCGCTATCGCCAATCTGAATTGCATGAAATTGCTGTCTATGGTGATCAATTTGGGGTAACCGTGGTTCCGGCAGTTCAGACGCTAGCGCACTTGCATAATGCGCTCAAGTGGGATGCGCATATGGCGGTTAAGGATACGGATGATACCTTATTAGTCGGTGCACCGGAAACAACTCAATTTTTGACACACTTATTACAAGCGGCGAGTGCCCCGTTTACCACTAATAAAATTCATATCGGAATGGATGAGGCCTATCAACTAGGGCGCGGACGGTATTTAGACCAAAATGGCTTTACCGATCAAGAAACGCTAATTCTTCAACAGCTCAAGCTAGTGGTGTCACTAACGCAACAACTAGGATTACGGGCTTATATGTGGAGCGATTTATGGTTTACGTTTGCGTCCGCTAAGCATGAAATGTACGATCCAGATGTCCACTTTGATTCGGCATTCAAAGCAAGTTTGCCACCAGTTGGCCAAGTCTATTGGGACTATTATCATGAGGACGAGCAGACCTATCGAGATCGATTCGCTCAACACTTTGAACTCAGCGATGATGTCGCATTTGCCGGCGGAATCTGGACCTGGAGCGCACTAGCGCCAAATCAAAGTAAAATGTTAGCAACGATTGATGCTGGCCTGAAAGCGGCTAAAGCAAGTCAAATCGAACAAGTTGTGGCAACGATGTGGTTTGATGATGGGGCTGAAGTGCCAGTGAGTGCAGCTTGGTATGGCCTACAGGCGTTCGCCACTTATCAGTATCACGATGATGTGACGCCAGAGGTTATTGACGAAGCTTACCAATTGACGCAAGGAGAGCAGCCGGCCTTTTATCGGTTATTAGATCAATTTGATAATTTCACTAAAACGGTCAACGTTGATGCAGATAATGTGAGCAAGATTGTCTTGTACGAAGATCTGATGGTGCAACGTTATCGGGCCAATCTAGCCCCAATCGATATTGAAGGTCAGTATCAACAGTTAATTGATGCGCTTGATCAGGTGAAGGTACAGGCCGCTAACCGGCTCACCGTGACATTCTATCATCAGCTAGCGCAGACCGTACTAGTCAAACAACGTGCGTTAAAGGCAGTAGCGGCGTTAGGAGCAGCCGATGCTGATGGTCGGCAGGCGCACCGTGCATTAGCTGCGGTGAAAGCATGTAAACTAGCCCTGCAACAACTACTGGTTGATTTTCGACTATTGTGGCATCAGCAACGTCGTGGCAATGGATTTGAAATTATTGATGTTCGCCTGGGTGGTCAGATTACGCGCTGTGAAACGGTCATTTGGCGGATTAACGAGTGGCTAGCAGGCCGTGATGAACTGGCAGAATTGCATGAACCAGTGTTACCGATGGATAAACGCAGCAATGGATTAGTTGGGCATGGTCTCTACAAAGAAATTGTCAGTGCGTGCGAATTATCATTTTAA